A stretch of Flavobacterium sp. N1994 DNA encodes these proteins:
- the tsf gene encoding translation elongation factor Ts: MSTITITAADVNKLRTITGAGMMDCKKALVESEGDFDLAIENLRKKGQKVAANRSDRESTEGAAIAAVNADKTSGVVITLNCETDFVGKNEGFVKLATDFANQALHYDTKEAFLASDFNGITVAEKLIEQTGVIGEKIEIASFERLNGAFVGSYIHAGNKIATLVALSANVAGAEEASRNVAMQAAAMNPIALDEAGVDADTVAKEIEIAKDMLRQEGKPEAMIENIAKGKLGRFFKDNTLVNQDYIKDSSMSVAAYVKTVDGGLTVTGFKRVALG, from the coding sequence ATGTCAACAATCACAATTACTGCTGCAGACGTAAATAAGCTAAGAACTATTACTGGTGCAGGAATGATGGACTGTAAAAAAGCTTTAGTAGAATCAGAAGGAGATTTTGATTTAGCTATTGAAAACCTTAGAAAAAAAGGTCAAAAAGTAGCGGCTAACCGTTCTGACAGAGAATCTACTGAAGGAGCTGCTATCGCTGCTGTTAATGCTGACAAGACTTCTGGTGTTGTTATCACATTAAACTGCGAAACTGACTTTGTTGGAAAAAATGAAGGTTTCGTAAAATTGGCTACTGATTTCGCTAACCAAGCGTTACACTATGATACTAAAGAAGCCTTTTTAGCTTCTGATTTTAATGGTATCACAGTAGCTGAAAAATTAATCGAGCAAACGGGTGTTATTGGAGAAAAAATTGAAATCGCTTCTTTCGAAAGATTGAATGGTGCTTTTGTTGGTTCTTATATCCATGCTGGAAACAAAATTGCTACTTTAGTGGCACTTTCTGCTAACGTTGCTGGTGCTGAAGAAGCTTCAAGAAACGTAGCGATGCAAGCTGCAGCTATGAACCCAATTGCTTTAGATGAAGCTGGTGTTGATGCTGATACAGTTGCTAAAGAAATTGAAATTGCTAAAGATATGTTACGTCAAGAAGGAAAACCAGAAGCTATGATTGAAAACATTGCTAAAGGAAAATTGGGTCGTTTCTTTAAAGACAATACTTTAGTAAACCAAGATTATATTAAAGATAGCTCTATGAGCGTTGCTGCTTATGTTAAAACTGTTGACGGTGGATTAACTGTTACTGGTTTTAAAAGAGTTGCTCTTGGATAA
- a CDS encoding ankyrin repeat domain-containing protein produces the protein MKHSLFCILLFLTVNSAFCQASQDVFDIARNGTVEQAKAIINANPNAFKTVNSDGFSPLTLACYRGNNEVAKLLIETGCDINQKSSMGTPLMASVVKGNVEMVTLLLNKKAEVNTADNNGTTALLYATIFKNKTIASLLIKSNANPEMKDNRGNSAIDYAILANDDELIEILKNK, from the coding sequence ATGAAACACTCTTTATTTTGCATATTACTTTTTCTTACCGTGAACTCGGCTTTCTGTCAAGCGAGCCAAGATGTGTTTGATATAGCCAGAAATGGAACTGTAGAACAAGCCAAAGCTATTATTAACGCAAACCCAAATGCTTTTAAAACCGTAAATAGTGATGGGTTTTCACCCTTAACATTAGCCTGTTATCGAGGTAATAACGAAGTTGCCAAATTGCTCATAGAAACAGGTTGTGATATCAATCAAAAAAGCAGTATGGGAACCCCTTTAATGGCGTCGGTTGTCAAAGGGAATGTTGAAATGGTAACACTATTGTTAAATAAAAAAGCAGAAGTAAACACAGCTGACAATAATGGTACAACAGCTTTGTTATATGCCACAATTTTCAAAAACAAAACAATAGCAAGTTTACTTATAAAATCAAATGCTAATCCAGAAATGAAAGACAATAGAGGAAACTCTGCCATAGATTATGCAATTCTTGCAAATGATGATGAATTAATAGAAATACTTAAAAACAAATAA
- a CDS encoding T9SS type A sorting domain-containing protein encodes MKKITLLFALLITSFFYGQTYSTGLINFTSGYSGKIDVTDSQVTLTLIGPSTGWLGISFNSTQMDDIGNDVVLFDGTNLSDRTFDGQGIVPPLDAIQNWTVTSNTVTSGVRTVVGTRARSTGDANDYTFSASAQALNIVWARKLANFSVNYHGAGSCGATVANFTLGNADFNIEAFKLFPNPAKGFTSIELPTNINEAQVKIYDNLGRVVKNQSITKTENNVNTVDMSTGTYLVVIRTDYGNATKTLIIE; translated from the coding sequence ATGAAAAAAATTACTTTATTATTTGCTTTACTGATTACCTCATTCTTTTACGGTCAAACCTACTCTACAGGTTTAATTAATTTTACTTCTGGATACTCAGGTAAAATTGATGTCACGGATTCACAAGTTACTTTAACTTTAATAGGGCCATCTACAGGTTGGTTGGGAATATCATTCAACTCAACACAAATGGATGACATCGGAAATGATGTAGTCCTATTTGACGGCACAAATTTATCAGACAGAACTTTTGACGGACAAGGTATTGTTCCGCCATTAGACGCTATTCAAAATTGGACAGTAACTTCAAATACTGTTACAAGCGGAGTAAGAACTGTTGTTGGAACAAGAGCAAGAAGTACGGGAGACGCAAATGATTATACTTTTAGTGCTAGTGCTCAAGCATTAAATATAGTTTGGGCTCGTAAACTGGCAAATTTCTCAGTCAATTATCATGGTGCAGGAAGTTGTGGCGCCACTGTTGCTAATTTTACCCTAGGAAATGCTGATTTTAATATTGAAGCATTTAAGTTGTTTCCAAATCCTGCTAAAGGGTTTACATCAATTGAATTGCCTACAAACATTAATGAAGCACAAGTTAAAATTTATGATAATTTAGGAAGAGTAGTTAAAAATCAATCCATTACCAAAACAGAAAATAATGTCAATACTGTTGATATGTCAACGGGAACATACTTAGTTGTAATAAGAACAGATTATGGAAATGCAACCAAAACATTGATAATAGAATAA
- the rpsB gene encoding 30S ribosomal protein S2: protein MANKIDVKELLEAGVHFGHMTRKWDPNMAPYIYMERNGIHIINLYKTAAKIEEANEAMKKIAASGRKILFVATKKQAKDIVSEKALACNMPYITERWPGGMLTNFVTIRKAVKKMASIDKMKKDGTFMTLSKKERLQVDRLRAKLEKNLGSIADMSRLPAALFVVDIKAEHIAIKEAQKLNIPVFAMVDTNSDPREVDYVIPSNDDASKSIDKILTLVTDAVKDGLANRTSDADIAPETETEEVAEVVAAVEAPAAEVVEVEAAPEVEAATEETSTEE from the coding sequence ATGGCAAACAAAATTGACGTTAAAGAATTATTAGAAGCAGGTGTTCACTTTGGACACATGACTCGTAAGTGGGATCCAAACATGGCCCCTTACATCTATATGGAGCGTAATGGAATTCACATTATCAATCTATATAAAACCGCTGCCAAAATTGAAGAGGCTAATGAAGCCATGAAAAAAATTGCAGCATCTGGTAGAAAAATACTTTTCGTAGCTACCAAAAAACAAGCAAAAGATATCGTATCTGAAAAAGCATTAGCTTGTAACATGCCTTACATCACTGAAAGATGGCCTGGTGGTATGTTAACCAACTTTGTTACTATCCGTAAAGCTGTTAAAAAAATGGCTTCTATTGATAAAATGAAAAAAGATGGTACTTTCATGACTTTGTCTAAAAAAGAAAGATTACAAGTTGATCGTCTTCGTGCCAAATTAGAGAAGAACTTAGGTTCTATCGCTGATATGTCAAGATTACCTGCTGCTTTATTCGTAGTAGATATCAAAGCGGAACACATCGCAATCAAAGAAGCACAAAAATTAAACATTCCAGTTTTTGCAATGGTTGATACTAACTCTGATCCACGTGAAGTAGATTACGTTATTCCATCCAATGATGATGCTTCAAAATCAATTGATAAAATTTTAACTTTAGTAACTGACGCTGTAAAAGACGGATTAGCTAACAGAACTTCTGATGCTGATATCGCTCCTGAAACAGAAACAGAAGAAGTAGCTGAAGTAGTTGCTGCTGTAGAAGCACCAGCTGCTGAGGTTGTAGAAGTAGAAGCTGCTCCAGAAGTAGAAGCTGCAACTGAAGAAACTTCAACTGAAGAATAA
- a CDS encoding LacI family DNA-binding transcriptional regulator, whose amino-acid sequence MKSKATLKQIAKELGVSVSTVSKALNGSPEISEPTKKRVQEYAKLKNYKPNVIGLNLKNRKTKTIGVLIPNILNSFFAKVFSGIEKVADEKGYKVITCITNESLEKEINALEMLSNGTIDGFILSIAEESQKLRKFDHFTTIINEGTPIVMFDRIVDEVNCDKVIVDDYESAMNATQHLIKTGCKKIALLSAIDNLSVGKLRAQGFYKAMEDNGLKVDENMVILTNNNEEFNSKIGGFFIKNKPDGVFAVDEHASVTALKLGIQNGYKIPKDLSIIGFADGVWSRRMTPSLSTVSQHGPEIGEVAAQLLIDKLESTEEIFTFSTTTIKTELRQRDSTKKL is encoded by the coding sequence ATGAAATCGAAAGCCACATTAAAACAAATTGCAAAAGAGTTAGGAGTTTCTGTTTCCACAGTTTCTAAAGCATTGAATGGTAGCCCGGAAATAAGTGAGCCAACCAAAAAACGCGTTCAGGAATATGCCAAATTAAAAAACTACAAGCCGAATGTTATTGGATTAAACCTAAAGAACAGAAAAACAAAAACGATCGGTGTTTTAATACCGAATATTTTAAATTCTTTTTTTGCTAAAGTTTTTAGTGGCATAGAAAAGGTAGCAGATGAGAAAGGGTATAAGGTAATTACTTGTATTACTAACGAATCCCTTGAAAAAGAAATCAATGCCTTGGAAATGTTGAGTAATGGAACTATTGATGGTTTTATTCTTTCGATTGCTGAAGAATCTCAAAAACTAAGAAAGTTTGATCACTTCACAACAATTATTAATGAAGGGACTCCTATTGTAATGTTTGACCGAATCGTTGATGAAGTGAATTGTGATAAAGTAATAGTAGACGACTACGAATCGGCAATGAATGCTACACAACACTTGATTAAAACAGGATGTAAAAAAATAGCCTTGCTCTCTGCCATTGACAATCTTAGTGTTGGTAAATTAAGAGCTCAAGGATTCTATAAAGCCATGGAAGACAATGGTCTAAAAGTTGACGAGAATATGGTTATTTTAACCAATAATAATGAAGAGTTCAATTCAAAAATTGGAGGCTTTTTTATCAAAAACAAACCTGATGGCGTTTTTGCTGTTGATGAACATGCATCAGTAACGGCTCTTAAATTAGGAATTCAAAATGGATATAAAATTCCGAAAGACTTATCAATAATAGGTTTTGCCGATGGTGTTTGGTCGCGCAGAATGACCCCAAGTTTGTCAACCGTAAGTCAGCACGGACCTGAAATTGGTGAAGTGGCAGCCCAATTATTAATTGACAAATTAGAAAGCACAGAAGAAATCTTTACGTTTTCAACAACAACTATAAAAACAGAGTTACGTCAGCGTGATTCTACCAAAAAATTATAA
- the rpsI gene encoding 30S ribosomal protein S9 produces the protein MGVIHKIGRRKCAVARVYVSEGTGKITVNKREFNNYFPTATLQYKVLQPMSMTNNADNFDVKVNVYGGGSTGQAEAVRMAIARAMCEVEAENRAILKPEGLLTRDPRMVERKKFGQKKARKRFQFSKR, from the coding sequence ATGGGAGTTATTCACAAAATCGGTAGAAGAAAATGTGCTGTTGCGCGTGTTTATGTTTCAGAAGGAACAGGAAAAATCACCGTAAACAAAAGAGAGTTCAACAACTATTTCCCAACAGCTACTTTACAGTACAAAGTGTTGCAACCAATGTCTATGACAAACAATGCGGACAACTTTGACGTAAAAGTAAATGTATATGGTGGTGGTTCAACAGGGCAAGCAGAAGCTGTGAGAATGGCTATTGCAAGAGCAATGTGTGAAGTGGAAGCTGAAAACAGAGCTATCCTTAAACCAGAAGGATTACTAACAAGAGATCCAAGAATGGTAGAACGTAAAAAATTCGGTCAGAAAAAAGCACGTAAGAGATTCCAATTCTCTAAACGTTAA
- the rplM gene encoding 50S ribosomal protein L13, translating to MDALSYKTQSTTKATSGKEWIIVDADGHNLGRFASKVAMLLRGKYKPSYTPHVDCGDNVIVINAEKINLTGNKLDDKTYIRHTGYPGGQRSLTAKVLQSKNPALLIEKAVKGMLPKNKLGAELFRNLNVVVGTEHKQGAQKPKTVNLNDLK from the coding sequence ATGGACGCATTAAGCTACAAGACACAATCTACAACCAAAGCCACCTCTGGAAAAGAGTGGATCATTGTAGATGCTGATGGTCATAACTTAGGTCGTTTTGCTTCAAAAGTCGCGATGCTTTTGAGAGGCAAATACAAGCCAAGTTACACACCTCACGTCGACTGTGGAGATAACGTAATTGTTATTAACGCAGAGAAAATCAATCTTACAGGAAACAAGTTAGATGACAAAACGTACATCAGACACACAGGTTACCCTGGAGGACAAAGAAGTTTGACTGCAAAGGTTTTGCAATCAAAAAATCCTGCTTTGCTAATTGAAAAAGCAGTGAAAGGAATGTTACCTAAAAATAAATTAGGAGCAGAACTTTTCAGAAATTTAAATGTTGTTGTAGGAACTGAGCACAAACAAGGTGCGCAAAAACCTAAAACAGTTAACCTAAACGATCTTAAGTAA